The following are encoded together in the Spiroplasma apis B31 genome:
- a CDS encoding glycoside hydrolase family 1 protein, whose protein sequence is MKFPKNFLWGGATAAPQLEGEYNKDGKSLTVADLKYFEDIKNRKNITDSKEVTSEKINYAIENEQDLYFPKRMGVDFYNNYKEDIKLFSEMGMNTFRMSLSWARIIPNCDDGVICQEGLNFYKRVFEECKKYNIEPLVTISHFDLPYILVEKYGGWKNPKLIDIYLEYAKVVFNEYKDYVKYWIPFNEINAAIFSSWVSVGIIVDKEVNVLESCYQALHNQFVANAKAIKIGREIDKNFKFGCMLAQFTCYPLNCKPENVFLNLQDQQTKVYFYYDVFTKGYYPSYILKYWELNNIKINYTNEDMEIISKYKIDFISFSYYMSGVNSTENTSKVEANLVKMGKNPFLQESEWGWQIDPVGLRTTLNDLWDRYQLPLFIAENGIGLNDKLNDELKVIDNERIEYLKSHLEQISFAIEDGVNVFGYTTWTPIDIISSGSNEMSKRYGLIYVDQDDYGKGTKKRYKKESFYWFKKFIESLE, encoded by the coding sequence ATGAAATTTCCTAAGAACTTCTTATGGGGTGGTGCAACTGCTGCACCTCAACTTGAAGGAGAGTACAACAAAGATGGTAAATCTTTGACTGTGGCTGATTTAAAATATTTTGAAGATATTAAGAATCGAAAAAATATTACAGATTCTAAAGAAGTAACAAGCGAAAAAATCAATTACGCAATCGAAAATGAACAAGATTTATATTTTCCTAAAAGAATGGGTGTTGATTTTTACAACAACTATAAAGAAGATATAAAACTATTTAGCGAAATGGGTATGAATACATTTAGAATGTCACTTTCTTGAGCCAGGATTATTCCAAATTGTGATGATGGTGTTATTTGCCAAGAAGGTTTAAACTTCTATAAAAGGGTTTTTGAAGAGTGTAAAAAATATAACATAGAACCATTAGTCACAATATCTCATTTTGACTTACCTTACATATTAGTAGAAAAATATGGAGGGTGAAAAAATCCTAAATTAATTGATATTTATCTAGAATATGCAAAAGTTGTTTTTAATGAATATAAAGATTATGTAAAATATTGAATTCCTTTTAATGAAATTAACGCTGCGATATTTTCAAGTTGGGTCAGTGTCGGTATAATAGTTGATAAAGAAGTGAATGTATTAGAAAGTTGCTATCAAGCGTTACACAATCAATTTGTTGCTAATGCAAAAGCTATTAAAATTGGTAGAGAAATTGATAAGAATTTTAAATTTGGTTGTATGCTTGCTCAATTCACATGTTATCCGTTAAATTGCAAGCCAGAGAATGTCTTCTTAAATCTTCAAGACCAACAAACAAAAGTATACTTTTATTATGATGTATTTACGAAAGGGTACTACCCATCTTATATTCTCAAATATTGAGAATTAAATAATATTAAAATAAATTATACAAATGAAGATATGGAAATAATAAGTAAATACAAAATAGATTTCATCTCATTCAGCTATTATATGAGTGGAGTTAACTCAACTGAAAATACATCTAAAGTAGAAGCTAATTTAGTAAAAATGGGAAAAAATCCTTTTTTGCAAGAAAGTGAATGAGGTTGACAAATTGATCCTGTTGGTTTAAGAACTACATTAAATGATCTATGAGATAGATATCAACTACCATTATTCATTGCAGAAAATGGAATTGGTCTTAATGATAAACTAAATGATGAATTAAAAGTAATTGATAATGAAAGAATTGAATATTTAAAGTCACATTTAGAACAAATAAGTTTTGCTATTGAAGATGGTGTTAATGTATTTGGTTATACTACATGAACTCCAATCGATATAATATCTAGTGGAAGTAATGAGATGTCTAAGCGTTATGGTCTCATTTATGTCGATCAAGATGATTATGGTAAGGGAACAAAAAAAAGATATAAAAAAGAAAGTTTTTATTGATTTAAAAAATTCATAGAATCTTTGGAATAA
- the cas9 gene encoding type II CRISPR RNA-guided endonuclease Cas9 (Cas9, originally named Csn1, is the large, multifunctional signature protein of type II CRISPR/Cas systems. It is well known even to general audiences because its RNA-guided endonuclease activity has made it a popular tool for custom editing of eukaryotic genomes.), with product MKKYILGLDLGISSVGWAVTGYDDENAIEPWLDDFGVRLFEVPENPKDKTSLAAERRGFRSSRRLKRRKKARIKLLKKILIDSDIINENLYEKTFNFSISSLKPTNKIVYDEKKYFNPYVIRKKGLKEKLSSEELTIALVHIAKNRGFENLFDPEKGEDKSELKDDAEINEKEDYANSIIIARKLIGYDIATKTCKKTIAEAFIDEESSTRIEKNKNLLNVRNKDSQYRFLFPRAAYKYELELILNKQAEYYPQLNNEIIDKIMDTILRQRFFEDGFGPKNISRAENIELIKQKLSNIKDKNNHYIALRDSLRAYKLYKPFTELVGNCTFFPNEKRYIKSSIIFDLYQMAVEVSKFSSFLENKQTIKDFHNKLFNLALTDEKFISNNKKQIESVLKTDFGVKSEDLKNLKALDNAKKTDLFGFTKRFIKVFGMEKLKELNIDNLDSNIIDDLGDILNKNITPELRKSNIKKWASDNNVTINDENINQLLLTPSKVTTTSNLCKKAMLMVIKHFLEGEIAGVYQDELKAKANEYTDLNIKKFLQPIVDGDLVRNPVVFRAINEARKVLKALFRKYNDFEKINVETSRELGKSGEVRNELNKKNLDSRAKNEVIKSELEKIGIVANTTSILKYKLWLAQDKKCLYSLRDIKIEQLNSHELEVDHILPISKFPDDSFDNKVLVYTTENQLKKNRTPLEYFNAENPDIINSYKKNCLDLYRKGNITWNKYENLLIKSVLDIDQNKFSSRNLVDNSYIARYFANWLKNNLIHKYKKENKEYKSNVLMIKGVVTSRFRRKWLRFSPWGLDIKVRDITPFHHAVDAIVLSQFKNQGSVDFASDLIAIENEFKSFKYKNISLEQYHNNVKEICSKWHDNSGYQWQFQISKPIERIDDFINSDCQAIKMFPLVKNLDKLIDLRMPIELSVKVDVDTVKLTEKELKRNFKNLNELSILNEKDFKKEIKVKRPVFVKVKHPQEYIETLKNANVAGDIHYPFVSYKVNHKVSGSVTSSEKMAAKKLLKDSNKDQFHIDRHGNLWETNVYYGVIIDKEGINKPRWIKKIDIFKNKNILKLRDNELILRQNDTVFYKNKDDNYEYKVFKSKMGAQICATKINTTYISTLHKNKEIFGTQNCYDSLSNILKEIKIITIDILGKA from the coding sequence ATGAAAAAATATATATTAGGTCTTGATCTTGGTATTTCATCAGTAGGGTGAGCTGTCACAGGTTATGATGATGAGAATGCTATAGAACCTTGATTAGATGATTTTGGTGTTAGATTATTTGAAGTACCTGAAAATCCAAAAGATAAAACATCTTTAGCTGCTGAAAGAAGAGGATTTCGTAGTTCAAGAAGATTAAAAAGAAGAAAAAAAGCTAGAATAAAGTTATTGAAAAAAATATTGATAGATTCGGATATTATTAATGAGAATTTATACGAAAAAACTTTCAATTTTTCTATTTCTTCATTAAAACCAACAAATAAAATTGTATATGATGAAAAGAAATACTTTAATCCATATGTTATTAGAAAAAAAGGGTTAAAGGAAAAATTAAGTAGTGAAGAACTAACTATTGCGCTTGTACACATCGCCAAAAATAGAGGTTTTGAAAACTTATTTGATCCAGAAAAAGGTGAAGATAAATCAGAATTAAAAGATGATGCTGAAATCAATGAAAAAGAAGATTATGCAAATTCAATTATAATTGCTAGAAAATTAATAGGTTACGATATAGCCACAAAAACTTGTAAAAAAACAATTGCAGAAGCTTTCATTGATGAAGAAAGTTCTACAAGGATTGAAAAAAATAAAAATTTGTTAAATGTTCGTAATAAAGATAGTCAATATAGATTTCTTTTTCCAAGAGCGGCATATAAATACGAACTAGAACTTATTTTAAATAAACAAGCAGAGTATTATCCTCAACTAAACAATGAAATTATTGATAAAATCATGGATACTATATTAAGACAAAGATTCTTTGAGGATGGTTTTGGACCTAAAAATATCTCTCGAGCAGAAAACATTGAATTAATTAAACAAAAATTATCAAACATTAAAGACAAAAATAATCATTATATTGCATTAAGAGATTCTTTAAGGGCATATAAATTATATAAACCATTTACTGAATTAGTAGGAAATTGTACATTTTTTCCTAATGAAAAAAGATATATTAAGTCAAGTATAATTTTTGATTTATATCAAATGGCAGTTGAAGTCTCTAAGTTTTCTTCTTTTTTAGAGAATAAACAAACAATAAAAGACTTTCATAATAAACTATTCAACTTAGCTTTAACCGATGAAAAATTTATTTCAAATAATAAAAAGCAAATTGAAAGTGTTTTAAAAACTGATTTTGGTGTCAAATCAGAAGATTTAAAAAACTTAAAGGCATTAGATAATGCTAAAAAAACTGATTTATTTGGATTTACCAAAAGATTCATCAAAGTTTTTGGAATGGAAAAACTAAAAGAATTAAATATTGATAATTTAGACTCAAATATAATAGATGATTTAGGGGATATTTTAAATAAGAATATAACTCCAGAGTTGAGAAAAAGTAACATAAAAAAATGAGCAAGCGATAATAATGTAACAATTAACGACGAAAATATAAATCAATTACTTTTAACTCCTTCAAAAGTAACTACAACAAGTAATCTTTGTAAAAAGGCAATGTTAATGGTAATAAAACACTTCCTTGAAGGTGAAATCGCTGGTGTATATCAAGATGAATTAAAAGCAAAAGCAAATGAGTATACAGACTTAAACATCAAGAAGTTCTTACAACCTATTGTTGATGGAGATTTGGTAAGAAATCCAGTAGTTTTCAGAGCAATCAATGAAGCTAGAAAAGTATTAAAAGCACTTTTCAGGAAGTATAATGATTTTGAAAAAATAAATGTGGAAACATCTCGTGAACTTGGTAAGTCTGGTGAAGTCAGAAATGAGTTGAACAAAAAAAATCTTGATTCAAGAGCTAAAAATGAAGTAATAAAATCTGAACTTGAAAAAATTGGTATTGTAGCAAACACAACCTCAATATTGAAATATAAGCTATGATTAGCTCAAGATAAAAAATGTTTGTACTCACTTAGAGATATTAAAATAGAACAATTAAACTCACATGAACTTGAAGTCGATCATATATTACCGATTTCGAAGTTTCCAGATGATTCATTTGATAATAAAGTGCTAGTTTACACAACAGAGAATCAACTTAAAAAAAATCGTACCCCATTAGAATATTTCAATGCTGAAAATCCAGATATTATAAATAGCTATAAAAAAAATTGTCTTGATTTATATCGTAAGGGTAATATCACTTGAAATAAGTATGAAAACCTATTAATTAAATCAGTTTTAGATATTGATCAAAATAAATTTTCTTCTAGAAATTTAGTAGATAATTCTTATATTGCTAGGTATTTTGCTAATTGACTTAAAAATAATTTAATTCATAAATATAAGAAAGAAAATAAAGAATACAAATCTAATGTGTTAATGATTAAAGGGGTTGTCACCTCAAGATTTAGAAGAAAATGGTTACGCTTTTCTCCATGAGGATTAGATATAAAAGTTCGTGATATAACACCATTTCATCATGCTGTTGATGCGATAGTATTATCACAGTTTAAAAACCAAGGAAGTGTTGATTTTGCTTCTGACTTGATAGCTATTGAAAATGAATTTAAAAGTTTTAAATATAAAAACATTTCTTTAGAACAATATCATAATAACGTTAAAGAAATATGTAGTAAGTGACATGATAATAGTGGTTATCAGTGACAGTTTCAAATTTCAAAGCCAATTGAGAGAATTGATGATTTTATAAATTCAGATTGCCAAGCAATTAAGATGTTTCCTTTAGTAAAAAATTTAGATAAATTAATTGATTTAAGAATGCCGATTGAACTATCAGTTAAAGTTGATGTTGATACAGTAAAATTAACTGAAAAAGAACTGAAGAGAAATTTCAAAAATCTTAACGAGTTATCAATTTTAAATGAAAAAGACTTTAAAAAAGAAATAAAAGTTAAAAGACCTGTATTTGTAAAGGTTAAACATCCACAAGAATATATTGAAACTTTAAAGAATGCTAATGTTGCTGGAGATATCCATTATCCTTTTGTTTCCTATAAAGTAAATCATAAAGTTTCTGGATCTGTTACATCAAGTGAAAAAATGGCTGCAAAAAAATTATTAAAAGATTCCAACAAAGATCAATTTCACATTGATAGACATGGAAACCTCTGAGAAACTAATGTTTATTATGGAGTTATAATAGACAAAGAAGGTATTAATAAACCTAGATGGATTAAAAAAATAGATATATTTAAAAATAAAAACATTCTAAAACTAAGAGATAATGAGCTGATTTTGAGACAAAATGACACAGTATTCTATAAGAATAAAGACGACAATTATGAGTACAAAGTGTTTAAATCTAAAATGGGAGCACAAATTTGTGCAACAAAAATAAATACTACATATATTTCAACGTTACACAAAAATAAAGAGATATTCGGTACACAAAACTGTTATGACTCATTATCAAATATTTTAAAAGAAATTAAGATAATAACAATAGATATTTTAGGTAAAGCATAA
- the cas1 gene encoding type II CRISPR-associated endonuclease Cas1, which produces MSWKTIIINKYDKLSLKNNLLKIENTKQESDKSLTFSLSDINCVILENNYTLISTQLISKLLDNNVFLVVCNDSYEPNGIMLSYHNHWKPLAIIEKQISINSEYKKIIWKQIIEKKIENSLNVMVMIGCSDRSIEMVSNFQKTVKLNDTTNREGLAAKVFFRELYGSNFIRFSDDIINKTLNYGYTILASAISRTLVKYGLLCFLGIFHIGKTNNWNLSYDLLEPFRPLVDLWVIKNLDGLEGENISYNKRLELINLLNQFVSVDGKFQTITNAIDIMVRSYVTVLKTTSSLKLKLPTIIYYEEKVDDIYEYE; this is translated from the coding sequence TTGTCTTGGAAAACAATAATTATAAATAAGTATGATAAATTATCGCTTAAAAATAATTTATTAAAAATAGAAAATACTAAACAGGAATCTGACAAATCATTAACATTCTCATTAAGTGATATTAACTGTGTAATATTAGAAAATAATTACACATTAATTTCTACACAACTTATTTCTAAATTATTAGATAATAATGTGTTTCTAGTTGTTTGTAATGATAGTTATGAACCTAACGGAATTATGCTCTCATATCACAATCATTGAAAACCATTAGCTATTATAGAAAAGCAAATAAGCATTAATTCAGAATATAAAAAAATAATATGAAAACAAATAATTGAAAAAAAGATCGAAAATTCTTTGAATGTTATGGTCATGATTGGTTGTAGTGATAGATCAATCGAAATGGTATCGAACTTTCAAAAAACAGTCAAATTAAACGATACAACCAATAGAGAAGGACTTGCTGCTAAAGTCTTTTTTAGAGAGTTATATGGAAGTAATTTTATTAGATTTAGTGATGATATCATAAACAAAACTTTAAATTACGGCTACACAATTTTAGCTTCTGCAATATCTAGAACCTTGGTTAAATACGGATTACTATGTTTTCTAGGTATCTTTCATATTGGTAAAACTAATAATTGAAACTTATCTTATGATTTATTGGAACCGTTTAGACCACTTGTTGATTTATGAGTAATTAAAAATCTTGATGGTTTAGAAGGGGAGAACATTAGTTATAATAAAAGACTAGAATTAATCAACTTACTTAATCAATTTGTATCAGTTGATGGTAAGTTTCAAACTATTACAAATGCAATTGATATAATGGTTAGAAGTTATGTAACAGTTTTAAAAACAACAAGTTCTCTAAAACTTAAGCTTCCTACAATAATATATTATGAAGAAAAAGTAGATGACATCTATGAGTATGAGTAG
- the cas2 gene encoding CRISPR-associated endonuclease Cas2 has product MRLFVFYDLPNTTKGENKEYTKFRRILIQNGFYMIQFSIYVKLCINYDQMLIYQKKIENFKPKKGDVRMIGITEKQYKDMKILVGSKTFQEENQNIDFILEL; this is encoded by the coding sequence ATGAGATTATTTGTGTTTTATGATTTACCTAATACAACTAAAGGTGAAAATAAAGAATACACTAAGTTTAGAAGAATATTAATTCAAAATGGTTTCTATATGATTCAATTTTCTATATATGTAAAGTTATGTATAAATTATGATCAAATGTTAATCTATCAAAAAAAGATTGAAAACTTTAAGCCTAAAAAAGGAGACGTTAGAATGATAGGTATAACAGAAAAACAATATAAAGATATGAAAATTTTAGTGGGTAGCAAGACTTTTCAAGAAGAAAATCAAAACATTGATTTTATATTGGAATTATAG
- a CDS encoding UvrD-helicase domain-containing protein → MNFKISDEQQKIINYLKANYNLKIEAVAGSGKTTTSLFIADAFKDKNIIILTYNKKLADETNKKIKKHSLTNIKCKTFHSFIGNCFGDTCKDDQALNNIIINKIEVIKNLEHFDLLILDEVQDMSFNIFKPLVKIIKEKYFNSQLCILGDSRQSIYSFRGANPLFLSKAEIAFGNLNNFSWKSTKLSTSYRITKDNATFLNEVYFNENFITSNQENSEKNLFYTVIDAFNTKALYEYLKPVFEKYEDEDIFILSNKVQGTNTPLSRLATLLSEKGHLVYISLSEEENLSDKELKNKIAFSTIHQSKGRERKVAIIFSMEHSYFEYYDRNSDHMKPSNLHYVALTRETEKTIIINHYKNSAFKFLNFDNLNKFIDFKVEEDKKRTWEEANKSINRRIENTVLNTSVSDLLKFLPLEKLREDLDKMKVERFVIKPSYSLEKVPNSKTFFKKKKEYSENLSIFNGKYFPIMFLEKVNKFDDIIKSIKQVLKEISESKSDSDTLLSFLKPKKAWVKSIIDEYENKNINILKVVLLLSAIENEDISRINQIQEIDWITKKDDQTANDVFEIILGDNAGVLSKKFKFEYNIKIENINGRNYIGILDCVDFENKRIWEFKFTNELSNIHRLQLLLYKLIISKNSDLRSKFDKFQYYLFNLKKNKVERISMNYEDLERMFYNILFIKENMNTVEINLDSFLDEINKIKEMNYFI, encoded by the coding sequence ATGAATTTTAAAATTAGTGATGAACAACAAAAAATAATTAACTACCTTAAAGCTAATTATAATTTAAAAATTGAAGCAGTAGCTGGAAGTGGTAAAACTACAACTAGCTTATTTATAGCAGATGCTTTTAAGGACAAAAATATAATAATTTTAACTTATAATAAAAAGTTAGCTGATGAAACTAATAAAAAAATTAAGAAGCATAGTTTAACAAATATTAAATGCAAGACATTTCACTCATTTATTGGAAACTGTTTTGGTGACACTTGTAAAGATGATCAAGCTCTAAATAATATAATAATCAATAAAATTGAAGTAATTAAAAATCTAGAACACTTTGATTTACTTATTTTAGATGAAGTTCAAGATATGTCCTTCAATATTTTTAAACCTTTAGTCAAGATTATTAAAGAAAAATATTTTAATTCACAACTATGTATTTTAGGAGATTCAAGGCAATCAATATATAGTTTTAGAGGGGCTAATCCACTTTTTTTATCAAAAGCAGAAATTGCTTTTGGAAATCTTAATAATTTTAGTTGAAAAAGCACTAAGTTAAGTACTAGTTACCGAATCACAAAAGATAATGCAACTTTTTTGAATGAAGTTTATTTTAACGAAAATTTCATTACTTCAAATCAAGAAAACAGCGAAAAGAACTTATTTTATACGGTGATTGATGCATTTAATACTAAGGCTTTATATGAATATTTGAAACCTGTTTTTGAGAAATACGAAGATGAAGATATTTTTATATTATCGAATAAAGTTCAGGGGACAAACACCCCTCTGTCAAGATTAGCAACGCTTTTATCGGAAAAAGGTCATTTAGTTTATATATCTTTAAGTGAGGAAGAAAATTTAAGTGACAAAGAATTGAAAAACAAAATCGCTTTCTCAACTATTCACCAATCAAAAGGAAGAGAAAGAAAAGTAGCCATCATTTTTTCTATGGAACATAGTTATTTTGAATATTATGATAGAAATTCTGATCATATGAAACCCAGCAATCTTCATTATGTAGCTCTTACAAGAGAAACTGAAAAAACAATAATAATCAACCACTATAAAAACTCAGCATTTAAGTTTTTAAACTTTGATAATTTGAATAAGTTTATTGATTTTAAAGTAGAAGAAGATAAAAAAAGAACTTGAGAAGAAGCTAACAAAAGTATTAATAGGAGAATTGAAAATACAGTTTTAAACACATCTGTTAGTGATCTCTTGAAGTTTTTACCTTTAGAAAAATTAAGAGAAGATTTAGATAAAATGAAAGTTGAACGTTTTGTCATAAAACCAAGTTATTCTTTGGAGAAAGTGCCAAACTCAAAAACCTTTTTTAAAAAAAAGAAAGAATACTCTGAAAATTTATCAATCTTTAACGGTAAATACTTTCCAATTATGTTTTTAGAAAAAGTCAATAAATTTGATGACATAATCAAATCCATTAAACAAGTTTTAAAAGAAATATCTGAATCTAAATCCGACTCTGACACCTTATTAAGTTTTCTAAAACCAAAAAAAGCTTGGGTTAAAAGTATTATTGATGAATATGAAAACAAGAATATTAATATATTAAAAGTAGTTCTATTGCTTTCGGCAATAGAAAATGAAGACATTTCAAGAATAAATCAAATCCAAGAAATAGACTGAATTACAAAAAAAGATGATCAAACAGCCAATGATGTATTTGAAATCATATTGGGAGATAATGCAGGAGTTTTAAGCAAGAAATTTAAGTTCGAATATAATATAAAAATTGAAAATATAAATGGTAGAAACTACATAGGAATACTTGATTGTGTTGATTTTGAAAATAAAAGAATATGAGAATTTAAATTTACAAATGAATTAAGTAATATTCACAGATTACAGTTACTTTTATATAAATTAATCATTTCAAAAAATAGTGATTTAAGATCTAAATTTGATAAATTTCAATACTATTTATTTAACTTAAAGAAAAATAAGGTTGAACGTATCAGTATGAACTATGAAGACTTAGAAAGAATGTTTTACAATATTTTGTTTATAAAAGAAAACATGAATACTGTAGAAATAAACTTAGATAGCTTTTTAGATGAAATCAATAAAATTAAAGAAATGAATTATTTTATATAG
- a CDS encoding type II restriction endonuclease: MKKNFDNFINNFKDKVFNLDFYVDYDKAIKNVDIYKKEIEVLNKAILAKEPLHILKLAFEENSNLQKLIPSLIAVRKNVIQTISESYDFSKKMDANKIIEFIDGVGLLKIIQNNRITNFNDYLLGLEVGMDTNARKNRTGKAMESLVSDLLIEKGLIFSEQVSLRNIANIIPDFDWEDLSSQFDKFNADKRVDFLFKYNEIYYLTEVNFYSSGGSKLNETTRSFIMLNNKLKKYEHIKFLWITDGIGWLTAKKQIREAYEKIDLLFNLKEFEENSLEDLLGI; this comes from the coding sequence ATGAAAAAAAATTTTGATAATTTTATCAATAATTTTAAAGATAAAGTCTTTAATTTAGATTTTTACGTTGATTATGACAAAGCTATAAAAAATGTAGATATATACAAAAAAGAGATAGAAGTTTTAAATAAAGCAATTTTAGCAAAAGAACCTTTACACATACTTAAGTTAGCTTTTGAAGAAAATAGCAATTTGCAAAAACTCATCCCTTCATTAATTGCTGTAAGAAAGAATGTTATTCAAACAATATCTGAAAGTTACGATTTTAGCAAAAAAATGGATGCTAATAAGATTATTGAGTTTATAGACGGTGTAGGTTTATTGAAAATCATCCAAAATAATAGAATAACTAACTTTAATGATTATTTATTAGGTTTAGAAGTTGGAATGGACACAAATGCTCGAAAGAATAGAACTGGTAAAGCTATGGAATCATTAGTTTCAGATTTACTTATTGAAAAAGGTTTAATTTTTTCGGAACAAGTTTCTTTAAGAAATATTGCAAATATAATTCCTGATTTTGATTGAGAAGATTTATCTAGCCAATTTGATAAATTTAACGCGGATAAAAGAGTAGATTTTCTCTTTAAATATAATGAAATATATTACTTAACTGAAGTTAATTTTTATTCTTCTGGAGGAAGCAAATTAAATGAAACAACAAGATCATTTATAATGTTAAATAATAAACTAAAAAAATATGAGCATATTAAGTTTTTGTGAATTACAGATGGTATTGGTTGACTTACTGCAAAAAAACAAATTAGAGAAGCATATGAAAAGATTGACTTACTTTTCAATTTGAAGGAGTTTGAAGAAAACTCCCTTGAAGATTTATTAGGTATATAG
- a CDS encoding DNA adenine methylase, with protein sequence MKPIVKWVGGKTQLLNDIKQRLPEKFNRYIELFVGGGAVFLNLQYEKTIINDLNSELINMYECIRDNYIEVIKYIEIFRIKYNSNPRKFYYELRSLEKYQNDFERAARTIFLNKTCFNGLYRQNKNHKFNVPWNQKTIAPNIYELDNLEEISTFLKSVKILNLDFKDTLNLVKKNDFVYIDPPYDKLNNNTFANYSGNDFLRFQQEELKIFCDEISKKGAFFMVSNHNTEFIKDLYKEYSIDVVMAKRNVNSNGQKRGKIEEVLITNYRK encoded by the coding sequence TTGAAACCAATTGTTAAATGAGTAGGCGGTAAAACACAACTATTAAATGATATTAAGCAACGATTACCAGAAAAGTTCAATAGATATATTGAACTATTTGTGGGTGGGGGAGCAGTTTTCTTAAATTTACAATATGAAAAAACCATTATTAATGATCTAAACTCAGAATTAATTAATATGTATGAATGTATACGTGATAATTATATTGAAGTAATAAAGTATATCGAGATTTTCAGGATTAAATATAATTCAAACCCTAGAAAATTTTATTACGAACTTAGAAGCCTAGAAAAATATCAAAATGATTTTGAAAGAGCGGCAAGAACAATTTTTTTAAACAAAACTTGTTTTAATGGACTTTATAGACAAAATAAAAACCATAAATTCAATGTTCCATGAAACCAAAAAACTATTGCACCAAATATTTATGAACTAGATAATTTAGAAGAAATATCAACATTCTTGAAGTCTGTCAAGATTTTAAATTTAGACTTCAAAGATACATTAAATTTAGTTAAAAAAAACGATTTTGTTTATATAGACCCACCGTATGATAAGTTAAATAATAATACATTTGCAAATTACTCTGGAAATGACTTCCTTAGATTTCAACAGGAAGAATTAAAGATTTTTTGTGATGAAATTTCAAAAAAAGGAGCATTCTTTATGGTTTCAAATCACAATACAGAATTTATTAAAGATTTATATAAGGAGTATAGTATCGATGTTGTTATGGCGAAGAGAAATGTTAATTCTAATGGTCAAAAAAGAGGGAAAATAGAAGAAGTATTAATCACTAATTATAGAAAATAA
- a CDS encoding GntR family transcriptional regulator, which yields MKKTEIINNELTLIMDDKNEHKTIKSWIYKTLKNNIIELVIKPNQKISEFYLSQQFKVSRIPIREVLTILENEGLVEVLPQKGTFVKKISLQEIHSGIFFRKAIEAEVLFEIVESTQNYDLSYIYHTLELMKKYDWEKNNDPKKFHYLDNEFHRQIFKLVYKEYQWDKLDHFVSGHTRIRFLELFDKKTIVNIINQHEEELEIIIEKNKDKIRDFLSRHTSNFIDHLNNIIKLDPDMFE from the coding sequence ATGAAGAAAACAGAGATTATCAATAATGAATTAACACTTATTATGGATGATAAAAATGAGCATAAAACAATCAAATCTTGGATATATAAAACATTAAAAAACAATATTATCGAATTAGTTATTAAACCTAATCAAAAGATTTCTGAGTTTTATTTAAGCCAACAATTTAAAGTTTCAAGAATACCAATTCGTGAAGTACTTACTATTTTAGAGAATGAAGGTTTGGTGGAAGTATTACCGCAAAAGGGTACATTTGTTAAAAAGATATCTTTACAAGAAATTCACAGTGGTATATTTTTTAGAAAAGCAATTGAAGCTGAAGTACTATTTGAAATTGTTGAGTCTACTCAAAACTATGATTTAAGTTACATTTATCATACTTTAGAGTTAATGAAAAAATATGATTGAGAAAAAAATAATGATCCTAAAAAGTTTCATTATTTAGATAATGAGTTTCATCGACAAATATTTAAACTTGTCTATAAAGAATATCAATGAGATAAATTAGATCATTTTGTTAGTGGTCACACAAGAATAAGATTTTTAGAATTGTTTGATAAAAAAACAATTGTTAATATAATTAATCAACACGAAGAAGAGTTAGAAATAATAATTGAAAAAAATAAAGATAAAATTAGAGACTTTTTATCGCGACATACTTCAAACTTTATTGATCACTTAAATAATATAATCAAGTTAGACCCTGATATGTTTGAATAA